In Bacteroidota bacterium, a single window of DNA contains:
- a CDS encoding SMI1/KNR4 family protein, producing the protein MNIDPFRIPTDIEIAEAERKLNFSFPLSYIEFLKGGSNVANAVFEPAVILPGCDYLNLFEIAETAWNHDGVPKDWLPFIEDNSDYFLISQAGEVRYWSHNGTTNEKWPTFSSWFQQVCVERR; encoded by the coding sequence ATGAATATCGACCCTTTTCGCATTCCCACAGACATCGAGATTGCTGAAGCGGAGCGCAAACTGAATTTCAGCTTTCCACTGTCGTACATTGAATTCCTCAAGGGCGGCAGTAACGTCGCAAATGCAGTCTTCGAACCCGCCGTAATTTTGCCGGGCTGCGACTACTTGAACCTATTCGAAATAGCAGAAACAGCTTGGAATCATGATGGCGTGCCCAAAGATTGGCTGCCATTCATTGAAGACAACAGCGACTATTTCCTGATTTCACAAGCTGGCGAAGTGCGGTACTGGTCACACAACGGCACCACAAATGAAAAGTGGCCAACCTTTTCTTCATGGTTCCAGCAAGTCTGTGTGGAGCGGCGGTAG